In a genomic window of Demequina muriae:
- a CDS encoding F0F1 ATP synthase subunit epsilon yields the protein MAGPLTVDIVGPDRTLWSGTAERVIAPSVEGEIGLLANHEPILSLLRSGTVRVRGESGDWSEFPIKSGFVSFDHNIVNIVAEPAEPDED from the coding sequence ATGGCCGGCCCCCTCACCGTCGACATCGTCGGCCCGGACCGCACGCTGTGGTCCGGGACGGCGGAGCGCGTCATCGCCCCCTCGGTCGAGGGGGAGATCGGTCTGCTCGCGAACCACGAGCCCATCCTGTCGCTGCTGCGCTCCGGCACGGTCCGGGTGCGCGGCGAGAGCGGGGACTGGAGCGAGTTCCCGATCAAGAGCGGCTTCGTCTCGTTCGACCACAACATCGTCAACATCGTCGCGGAGCCGGCCGAGCCTGACGAGGACTGA
- the nucS gene encoding endonuclease NucS, with the protein MRVVIARCAARYSGRLSAHLPLATRAIMLKADGSVLLHSDGGSYKPLNWMSPPCTTREIEPDAAQASAGVTAVWTVQHDKTDDRLEIEIHEVLADTQHELGVDPGLIKDGVEAHLQELLAAQISVLGDGHTLVRREYPTAIGPVDILARSSAGAAVAVEIKRRGDIDGVEQLTRYLELLNRDPLLSPVEGVFAAQEIKPQARVLAQDRGIRCLVLDYDAMRGVDDSSTRLF; encoded by the coding sequence ATGCGCGTCGTGATCGCGCGCTGTGCCGCCCGCTACTCCGGGCGGCTCAGCGCGCATCTGCCTCTCGCCACCCGGGCGATCATGCTCAAGGCCGACGGCTCCGTGCTGCTCCACTCCGATGGCGGCTCGTACAAGCCGCTCAACTGGATGAGCCCGCCGTGCACCACCCGTGAGATCGAGCCTGACGCGGCCCAAGCATCGGCCGGCGTGACGGCGGTATGGACCGTCCAGCACGACAAGACCGACGACCGGCTCGAGATCGAGATCCACGAGGTGCTGGCGGACACGCAGCACGAGCTCGGCGTCGACCCCGGCCTCATCAAGGACGGCGTCGAGGCGCACCTGCAGGAGCTCCTCGCCGCCCAGATCTCGGTGCTGGGAGACGGCCACACCCTCGTGCGCCGCGAGTACCCCACGGCGATCGGTCCCGTCGACATTCTGGCCCGCAGCTCCGCCGGAGCGGCCGTGGCCGTCGAGATCAAGCGCCGGGGAGACATCGATGGCGTCGAGCAGCTCACCCGCTACTTGGAGCTCCTCAACCGCGACCCCCTGCTGAGCCCCGTGGAAGGCGTCTTCGCCGCACAGGAGATCAAGCCCCAGGCACGCGTCCTGGCGCAGGACCGGGGCATCCGGTGCCTGGTGCTCGACTATGACGCGATGCGGGGCGTCGACGACTCCTCCACACGCCTGTTCTAG
- a CDS encoding glycoside hydrolase family 1 protein: MTTTPQTFPDDFLFGAATASYQIEGGAREGGRGPSIWDTFCATPGKVVGGDSGDVACDHFHRWEEDIDMMAELGLQAYRFSIAWPRVQPLGTGEFNAEGIAFYRGIIDRLKSKGITPMVTLYHWDLPQALDDQGGWLSRGTVDAFAVYARRMAEEFGADVDMWATLNEPWVAAFVGYGAGAHAPGHADDAEALQVAHHLNLAHARAYRAMKEVRGDLRIGLVNNCHTPRPWDPSSEADRAAADHIDALANTMFHDPFVTGEYPAVLLPNTAHLTDWSFLQDGDLEEMHGQVDWFGVNYYASHVVRHNPNKGQETTKLATLADGHKAGANSPWPGDEEIEFMPPTGKLTEMGWNVDPSAFHAHLIKIHRETGKPIYVTENGSAWNDQIDEDGRVRDTDRVEYFHGHIGAVLKAIGEGADVRGYMAWSLMDNFEWAQGYAKRFGIVHVDYDSLERRWKDSAYWYQEVLRQRAVVPVEQADALAATPPRTF; this comes from the coding sequence ATGACAACGACGCCTCAGACCTTCCCCGACGACTTCCTGTTCGGAGCCGCGACTGCCTCGTACCAGATCGAGGGCGGCGCCAGAGAGGGTGGCCGCGGTCCGTCCATCTGGGACACCTTCTGCGCGACTCCAGGCAAGGTCGTGGGCGGCGACAGCGGTGACGTCGCATGCGACCACTTCCATCGCTGGGAAGAGGACATCGACATGATGGCCGAGCTCGGCCTGCAGGCGTATCGCTTCTCGATCGCGTGGCCGCGGGTGCAGCCGCTCGGCACCGGCGAGTTCAACGCGGAGGGCATCGCGTTCTACCGCGGCATCATCGACCGTCTCAAGTCCAAGGGCATCACGCCCATGGTGACCCTGTACCACTGGGACCTGCCGCAGGCGCTGGATGATCAGGGCGGCTGGCTGTCGCGCGGCACCGTCGACGCGTTCGCCGTCTACGCCCGTCGCATGGCGGAGGAGTTCGGGGCGGACGTGGACATGTGGGCCACCCTCAACGAGCCTTGGGTCGCCGCTTTCGTCGGCTACGGCGCCGGGGCCCACGCTCCTGGCCACGCGGACGATGCGGAAGCGCTGCAGGTCGCCCACCACCTCAACCTCGCTCACGCCCGCGCCTACCGCGCCATGAAGGAGGTCCGTGGCGACCTTCGCATCGGCCTGGTGAACAACTGCCACACGCCGCGACCGTGGGACCCCTCCAGCGAGGCCGACCGCGCCGCCGCCGACCACATCGACGCGCTCGCCAACACGATGTTCCACGACCCGTTCGTGACGGGCGAGTACCCGGCGGTGCTGCTGCCCAACACCGCGCACCTGACGGACTGGTCCTTCCTCCAGGATGGCGACCTCGAAGAGATGCATGGCCAGGTCGACTGGTTCGGCGTCAACTACTACGCGTCGCACGTGGTCCGTCACAACCCGAATAAGGGCCAGGAGACCACCAAGCTCGCCACCCTCGCGGACGGCCACAAGGCAGGCGCCAACTCGCCCTGGCCGGGCGACGAGGAGATCGAGTTCATGCCGCCCACCGGCAAGCTGACGGAGATGGGCTGGAATGTGGACCCCTCCGCCTTCCACGCTCACCTGATCAAGATTCACCGCGAGACCGGGAAGCCCATCTACGTGACCGAGAACGGCTCCGCGTGGAACGACCAGATCGACGAGGACGGGCGCGTGCGCGACACCGACCGCGTCGAGTACTTCCACGGCCACATCGGCGCGGTGCTGAAAGCGATCGGCGAGGGCGCGGACGTGCGCGGCTACATGGCGTGGTCGCTCATGGACAACTTCGAGTGGGCCCAGGGCTACGCCAAGCGATTCGGCATCGTGCACGTCGACTACGACTCCCTCGAGCGTCGCTGGAAGGACTCGGCGTACTGGTACCAGGAGGTCCTGCGCCAGCGCGCGGTCGTCCCCGTCGAGCAGGCGGATGCGCTCGCGGCCACGCCGCCGCGTACCTTCTGA
- a CDS encoding alpha/beta hydrolase, with protein MTVLPAIREDIVLRTDDGLELVGELALPASGEVRATLITLHPLPTHGGFMDSHVLRKAAWRLPHLADVAVIRFNTRGTSSPRGTSEGEFDEGDGEAADVRAAVDFAVARGLPHRWLVGWSFGTELALMHGADLDVEGAILLSPPLRRAETSHLEHWAASGKPVTALVPEHDDFLQPAEARERFAPLTQLDLVAVDEAKHLWVGETYVRIVLDAIVEKVAPDRAPLPTEVAADIVQ; from the coding sequence ATGACTGTGCTGCCTGCCATCCGCGAGGACATCGTGCTGCGCACCGACGACGGCCTCGAGCTGGTGGGCGAGCTCGCGCTGCCGGCCTCGGGCGAGGTCCGCGCCACGCTGATCACGCTGCACCCGCTGCCCACGCACGGTGGCTTCATGGACTCGCACGTGCTGCGCAAGGCCGCGTGGCGCCTGCCGCACCTGGCGGACGTCGCGGTGATCCGCTTCAACACCCGGGGGACCTCGTCGCCGCGGGGCACGAGTGAGGGCGAGTTCGATGAGGGGGACGGCGAGGCGGCGGACGTGCGCGCCGCGGTGGACTTCGCCGTCGCGCGGGGGCTGCCCCACCGGTGGCTCGTCGGCTGGAGCTTCGGGACGGAACTGGCGCTGATGCACGGAGCGGATCTGGACGTCGAGGGCGCGATCCTCCTCTCGCCCCCGCTGCGCCGCGCCGAGACCTCTCACCTCGAGCACTGGGCCGCCTCCGGCAAGCCCGTGACGGCCCTCGTGCCCGAGCACGACGACTTCCTCCAGCCCGCCGAGGCGCGCGAACGGTTCGCGCCCCTGACACAGCTCGACCTGGTCGCGGTCGATGAGGCCAAGCACCTGTGGGTGGGGGAGACCTACGTCCGCATCGTGCTGGACGCGATCGTGGAGAAAGTGGCGCCGGACCGCGCGCCCCTCCCGACCGAGGTCGCCGCGGACATCGTGCAGTGA
- a CDS encoding alpha/beta fold hydrolase, translated as MSLIPDAAPIVLLNAFPLDRQQWEPLITVLGDRVRGDLITFDMPGIGEMPLTDEDPGLDLIADAAVLAMREATGADAAVWIGCSMGGYVALAVAQRWPDAVAGLGLICTKATADGDEARAKREQVALAAEGANGHPDPHAAAESMVGMEGAGRDELVEWVAANVALQRGDGIAWGQRAMAARPDRTEVLRAVDAPVVAVIGGADGIVDRADADAMAAAAGVEPVVLDGVGHLAALEAPAATADALEPLLRA; from the coding sequence ATGAGCCTGATCCCCGACGCCGCCCCGATCGTTCTCCTCAACGCGTTCCCGCTGGACCGCCAGCAATGGGAGCCTCTCATCACCGTGCTCGGCGACCGCGTGCGCGGCGACCTGATCACGTTCGACATGCCCGGAATCGGCGAGATGCCGCTCACGGACGAGGATCCCGGGCTGGACCTCATCGCCGATGCCGCGGTGCTCGCCATGCGCGAGGCCACGGGAGCGGACGCCGCCGTGTGGATCGGCTGCTCGATGGGCGGCTACGTCGCCCTGGCGGTCGCGCAGCGGTGGCCCGATGCCGTGGCGGGGTTGGGCCTGATCTGCACCAAGGCGACCGCGGACGGCGACGAGGCACGCGCCAAGCGCGAGCAGGTCGCGTTGGCAGCGGAGGGCGCGAACGGCCACCCCGACCCGCACGCCGCAGCAGAGAGCATGGTCGGGATGGAGGGCGCCGGTCGCGACGAGCTCGTGGAGTGGGTGGCGGCGAATGTCGCGCTTCAGCGGGGCGACGGCATCGCGTGGGGTCAGCGCGCGATGGCCGCGCGGCCCGATCGCACTGAGGTGCTGCGCGCGGTCGACGCGCCCGTCGTGGCCGTCATCGGTGGTGCTGACGGGATCGTGGACCGGGCCGATGCAGACGCGATGGCGGCGGCTGCCGGGGTTGAGCCCGTGGTGCTCGACGGGGTCGGTCATCTCGCGGCCCTCGAGGCGCCGGCGGCGACGGCCGATGCGCTCGAGCCCCTGCTGCGAGCCTGA